In the Thermodesulfobacteriota bacterium genome, one interval contains:
- a CDS encoding ABC transporter ATP-binding protein, with protein sequence MEILVEGLSFSYNSRPILENIEFHLDEGEILSILGPNGSGKTTLLKVLASIFAPKKGTVLVDGKELKKISAEERAKILGYVPQKSEGFDITVFEAVLSGRKPYIGFRVKKEDIEVVEEVIRVMELSELSSRSITRISGGEFQKVIIARALAQRPKVLLLDEPLSHLDLRNQMEIASLIRKVTKELRLVTIFVLHDINLAIRYSDLFMFLKKGQIEAFGRKEVLTRENVKRVFGVEVEIIDLHGLPYFIVKEGEGYEKEWIKAQ encoded by the coding sequence ATGGAAATTTTAGTTGAAGGCCTTTCATTTTCGTACAATAGTAGACCGATACTGGAAAACATAGAATTTCACTTAGACGAGGGTGAGATCCTCTCAATTTTAGGTCCTAACGGTTCAGGTAAGACGACTCTACTTAAAGTGCTGGCATCAATATTTGCGCCGAAAAAAGGTACTGTGCTTGTCGATGGCAAAGAGCTAAAAAAGATAAGTGCGGAGGAGAGGGCGAAGATTTTAGGCTATGTTCCGCAAAAATCTGAGGGGTTCGACATTACTGTTTTTGAGGCGGTGCTTTCGGGAAGAAAACCATACATTGGTTTTAGGGTAAAGAAGGAGGATATAGAAGTTGTCGAAGAGGTAATCAGAGTTATGGAACTTTCTGAGCTAAGCTCAAGGTCGATAACGAGAATAAGTGGAGGTGAGTTTCAAAAGGTAATAATCGCAAGAGCACTGGCTCAGAGACCGAAGGTTCTTTTACTCGACGAACCTTTGTCCCATCTCGATCTTAGAAATCAGATGGAGATTGCCTCCCTAATTAGAAAGGTAACCAAAGAACTTAGGCTTGTCACAATTTTTGTCCTTCACGATATAAATCTTGCAATCCGCTACTCCGACCTTTTCATGTTTTTGAAAAAGGGGCAAATAGAGGCTTTCGGAAGAAAAGAGGTCCTCACAAGGGAAAACGTAAAAAGAGTTTTCGGGGTGGAGGTTGAAATAATTGATTTGCACGGCCTACCTTATTTTATCGTGAAAGAAGGAGAAGGATACGAAAAAGAGTGGATAAAAGCGCAATAA
- a CDS encoding class I SAM-dependent methyltransferase, which yields MDKSAIKEFWDRKARNYPNPFEKKTLEWTQSVLKRVRDQGVTFFGKSVLDIGCGKGAYTLPISYEASYVLGLDCSSSMLETLTMEAERRGMKNVDVLHGFWEDLEPERMNLFKRFDIVMAMMAPCVRNERDILKMEACSKEWLIYLGWEKRKNELMEKVLAMHGIEWNCRSLAFSLCVILERLRRKPHFEFFDRTLTVRMCMEEALHELCNYIELYGKKPKKDLVEKELKKHIKSGYVEQKTDAEVALILWKVPKEEGL from the coding sequence GTGGATAAAAGCGCAATAAAAGAATTCTGGGATAGAAAGGCCAGAAATTATCCTAATCCGTTCGAGAAAAAGACTCTCGAATGGACACAAAGCGTCTTAAAAAGGGTAAGAGATCAGGGCGTGACTTTTTTTGGAAAGAGTGTCCTAGATATCGGATGCGGTAAAGGTGCTTACACTTTACCCATTTCGTATGAGGCAAGTTATGTCCTGGGGCTCGACTGTTCTTCTAGCATGCTTGAGACCCTTACAATGGAAGCCGAAAGGAGGGGTATGAAAAATGTGGACGTATTACACGGCTTCTGGGAGGATTTGGAACCAGAAAGGATGAATCTTTTTAAAAGATTTGACATAGTCATGGCTATGATGGCCCCATGTGTAAGAAATGAAAGAGATATTTTGAAGATGGAGGCTTGCTCAAAGGAATGGCTCATATATCTCGGGTGGGAAAAGAGAAAGAACGAGCTTATGGAAAAAGTGCTCGCAATGCACGGTATAGAGTGGAATTGCCGGTCTTTAGCTTTCTCATTGTGTGTAATCTTAGAAAGGCTAAGAAGAAAACCTCATTTTGAGTTTTTCGATCGTACATTAACCGTCAGAATGTGTATGGAAGAGGCACTCCATGAACTATGTAACTACATCGAGCTTTACGGAAAGAAGCCAAAAAAGGATTTAGTCGAAAAAGAACTTAAAAAGCACATAAAATCTGGCTACGTAGAACAAAAGACAGATGCCGAGGTGGCACTGATACTTTGGAAAGTACCGAAGGAGGAAGGACTATGA
- a CDS encoding iron ABC transporter substrate-binding protein, producing the protein MKKLFFTIVIIFTLFATSESKEIVDLLGRKVKVTDNVERLVAIGPGALRLVIYLSGLEKVVGVERVEKGGFVPYGRPYTLAIREKVKHLPLIGEGGPGKLPDFEAIISVRPDVIFAIGFEGHILDMIQEKTRIPVVGLHYGALGELKESKFYDSLKLVASLLKKENRLKEIEEFLKRTEAYFFQRTKSQKERPRAYAGGIGFRGQHGITSTEAGFLPFKLANVKNVADEVAKDGHLFIEKERLLVWNPDYIFVDVNGLSIFEKEFLETPTLFMNLKAFKEGRVYTILPYNYYNTNVELAISDAYFVAKVVYPDQFKDVNIDEESARVIRFFVGESVYPEIKKNFGRYGRLVVEKGKINIVE; encoded by the coding sequence ATGAAGAAGCTATTTTTTACGATTGTTATTATTTTTACGCTCTTTGCAACTTCTGAATCTAAAGAAATCGTAGACCTTTTAGGCAGGAAAGTTAAAGTCACGGATAACGTGGAAAGATTAGTCGCCATAGGACCAGGTGCGTTAAGGCTAGTTATTTATCTTTCTGGTCTTGAAAAAGTTGTCGGCGTCGAACGAGTAGAGAAGGGAGGATTTGTGCCTTACGGTAGGCCATACACTTTGGCGATAAGGGAAAAAGTGAAACATTTACCGCTTATCGGAGAGGGTGGCCCTGGAAAATTGCCAGATTTTGAGGCAATCATAAGCGTAAGACCGGATGTAATCTTCGCAATCGGATTCGAAGGACACATCTTAGACATGATACAGGAAAAGACAAGAATACCGGTTGTGGGGCTCCACTATGGGGCCTTAGGAGAATTGAAAGAAAGTAAGTTTTATGATTCTTTGAAATTAGTCGCATCGCTCCTCAAAAAGGAAAATAGATTGAAGGAGATAGAGGAATTCTTAAAAAGAACCGAAGCCTATTTTTTCCAGAGGACGAAAAGCCAAAAAGAAAGACCTCGCGCTTACGCAGGTGGAATTGGATTTAGGGGCCAGCACGGAATAACATCTACTGAGGCAGGATTTTTGCCCTTTAAATTAGCCAACGTGAAAAACGTGGCCGACGAAGTGGCAAAAGATGGCCATCTCTTTATAGAGAAAGAGAGACTTTTGGTTTGGAATCCGGATTACATCTTTGTCGATGTGAATGGACTCTCGATTTTTGAAAAGGAATTTTTGGAGACACCAACCCTTTTTATGAACCTTAAGGCTTTTAAGGAAGGGAGGGTCTACACGATCTTACCCTACAATTACTACAACACAAACGTAGAACTCGCCATATCTGATGCGTACTTCGTAGCAAAGGTCGTTTATCCAGACCAATTCAAAGACGTAAATATCGATGAAGAGTCCGCAAGGGTAATTCGTTTCTTTGTGGGAGAATCTGTCTATCCGGAGATAAAGAAGAATTTTGGAAGGTACGGAAGACTAGTAGTTGAAAAAGGAAAGATCAATATAGTCGAGTAG
- a CDS encoding energy-coupling factor ABC transporter ATP-binding protein, with product MKEPLIRVRNVSFRYDSRPVLKDINFEVYEGDRIGLIGPNGSGKTTLLHIIMGLLKPEEGTLEILGKVREKEKDFLEVRQKIGLLFQNSDNQLFCPLVKEDVAFGPLNLGVPKREVDGIVDETLSMLGISYLKNRISARLSEGEKRLVALATIIAMKPICYMLDEPSAGLDEFYTEKVLRFLTENAKTYVVVSHDRTLIETVSNKVFVLREGVLLPQNLSVRKTTRLY from the coding sequence TTGAAAGAACCGTTAATAAGAGTTAGGAATGTCTCTTTTAGATACGACTCGAGGCCTGTTCTCAAAGACATAAACTTCGAAGTATATGAGGGAGACAGAATAGGTCTTATTGGGCCAAACGGTTCAGGAAAGACTACCCTGCTCCACATTATAATGGGGTTACTTAAACCAGAGGAAGGTACTTTAGAGATTCTTGGAAAGGTAAGAGAGAAAGAAAAGGATTTTTTAGAGGTCCGCCAAAAGATAGGGCTTCTCTTTCAGAACTCGGACAATCAACTGTTCTGCCCTTTGGTGAAGGAGGATGTAGCTTTCGGGCCTTTAAATCTTGGCGTGCCTAAACGGGAGGTTGATGGAATAGTCGATGAAACGCTAAGTATGCTTGGAATCAGTTACCTAAAGAACAGGATTTCCGCAAGGCTTTCAGAAGGCGAAAAGAGACTTGTTGCTCTCGCAACAATAATCGCAATGAAGCCCATCTGCTATATGCTCGATGAACCATCAGCTGGTCTCGATGAGTTTTACACGGAAAAAGTTTTGAGATTTCTAACGGAAAACGCAAAAACCTATGTAGTCGTATCCCACGATAGAACATTAATCGAAACTGTTTCGAACAAGGTATTTGTGCTTAGAGAAGGGGTTCTTTTACCCCAAAATCTATCTGTGAGAAAGACTACTCGACTATATTGA
- the cbiQ gene encoding cobalt ECF transporter T component CbiQ, translating to MHLEVFSEGDSFLHRMDPKVKIIVFSVFSILCAKSEGDATQLTYLIYASFLLFLAKIKFRLLITRLIGANLFLALVWIFFPLTYGGEKYLSFGPFLLSYEGIHKALSITFKCNAIVLATIGLLSTSSLFMLAHAMLKFKVPSKLVTLFFLFYRYLTVIHEEYSNVKRAVMCRGFVPKTNLLTYKTYAYMIGGMLHKSYERAEEIYKAMLCRGFKGNFPFSEDLPTKKNDVVFAGISVGIFVLLEVLS from the coding sequence ATGCATCTTGAAGTTTTTTCCGAAGGGGATAGCTTCCTCCATAGGATGGATCCGAAGGTAAAGATCATCGTTTTCTCAGTCTTTAGTATTCTCTGCGCCAAATCAGAAGGGGATGCCACTCAGCTTACATACTTGATATATGCTTCTTTCCTCCTCTTTCTTGCAAAAATCAAATTTAGGCTCTTAATCACAAGACTCATCGGAGCGAATCTGTTTTTGGCGCTCGTATGGATATTCTTTCCATTAACCTACGGGGGAGAGAAATACCTTTCTTTTGGGCCTTTCCTTTTAAGTTACGAGGGCATACACAAGGCTCTATCGATAACTTTTAAATGTAACGCAATAGTTTTGGCCACGATCGGTCTTCTTTCTACTTCCTCACTTTTTATGCTTGCTCATGCTATGCTGAAATTTAAAGTTCCTTCAAAACTTGTGACTCTGTTCTTCCTCTTTTACCGTTATCTCACTGTCATACACGAGGAATACTCAAATGTAAAAAGGGCCGTTATGTGCAGGGGCTTTGTTCCAAAAACTAATTTATTGACGTACAAAACTTACGCGTATATGATTGGAGGGATGCTTCACAAAAGTTATGAAAGGGCAGAAGAAATATATAAAGCAATGCTATGCAGGGGATTTAAGGGTAACTTTCCTTTCTCGGAAGATCTCCCCACAAAAAAGAATGATGTGGTTTTTGCTGGAATCTCAGTGGGAATATTTGTTCTTCTCGAGGTATTGAGTTGA